The Vulpes vulpes isolate BD-2025 chromosome 1, VulVul3, whole genome shotgun sequence genome contains the following window.
AATCTGGAAGTGGCTTCTCCCAATTCTAAAACATCATTGCACTTTTAGGAGGCAACATGGTGCCCAGGCTCTCTGGAGCCAGAACGCTCAGATTCTGCCCTTTACTCTCATCCTGGGGACATTGCTTAATTTCTGCATCGGTTTCCCCtgcaaaatgaggacaataatacCTCCTTGAAAGGGCTGTTGTGAGGAGGTAAGTAATAAGGTACTACACGTGAAGCCCTTTAAATAGTGTCTGACACCTGGCAAGCTTAAATCAGTTTCTATATAATTATAAGCATGACTAATCAACATTTATTATATCATTAAGACCTGTACTTCACAGGGAATTCAAATGAAAAGCTATTCTGAGATAACAGTGGAAAAAGAGGCATAGACTAGGAACCTGGATCCTAGTACTGGTTCGCACTACTAAAAAAGCTGTGTGATGCTGAACGtcactttttttccttcagctgcaaaaagagaagaatgaacaaaaatCACTAAGCTTTCTTTCGGTTCAGACAGCCACATGGCTGTCTGATAGCCACCTGCAACTCACATAGCCCAAGAGAGAAGTCTTAATTCCCACCTGTTGAAACCCACTCCATCCCTATCTCCGTAAATGACCATGCTGTGTATCCAGCAGAAGCAGGAAACCTAGGAGTTGCCTTTGAATGGCCTGTTCATTTCATCATCTAAATCCAACCCATCTGAGGCCTGTCCTGTTGGTTCTACTTCTCCTTGTCACCGCGGCTACATCCCTAGCCGGGTCCTCTGCCTGCGCCTCAGCGGTCGGTTCCTAATCGGCCTCTCTGCTCCCACCCTTGCCTACTTTCAGCCTAATTCCCACCCAGCCCAAGCGATCTTTAAAACCTAAACCAAATAACACCACTCTCCTGCTTTAAACTCCCCAGTGGCTTTTCATTGTACTTGGGATGAGAGATCCAGACTCTTCTGCGCCCTCACAACcactctcccccacccaccttggGCTTCAGCTGCCCTTTCTTCTCTTGGCGCCAGCTCACCAAACTGACATCTGTCTAGGGCTTTATTAGCACGTGCTGTCTTCTGTGCTTAGAGTATGCATCCCCCAGATGTCAGCGTGACTTGCATCTGGAATTTAGATCTCCGTCCTTTCTAATGGCCCGCCCCCCCCTTTCTATCAGTAGTGCTCTATCACCccatccttcccccccccccttttctaaGGTTTACCACGATCTGAAAACAGCTTGCtttattcatctctctctttccttgcaGTAGAAATGAAATGCCCTCCTATTAGGGCCTCCTTCCTACCAGTGCTTAGTGCATAGTAGGCatgcagaaacaaaacaaacaaacaaaaaaaccccaaaccgtGATTTTCATGAGATACCAAAATTTATGTTAATTACCTAAGCTGAGTGTTGTGTTTTTAGAGCGTGAAGCCCTCTTAACTTTTGCCTTCGTTTAAACCCTCGTGGGGAATGAAGATGATCTTGGAGCACACATGCTCGTGCTGGAAACGGGACTAAATTAAGAGGGATCCAGGGACAGGCTGGCTTTCACTCCCGGGCCTCAACagcccccccctcaccccccacccctgcttccaggactgcttctcctctcccaacGACCCCATTCTCTGCAGACAGCAGCCTGCAGGCTTCGCTGCGGGGGTAACACCCTTtccttgaccccccccccccccccccccccagctttcaTTGTTCTTAGGATCAGGGCCCGCCTCTGGCCGCCCGggccaccacctccacctccggCAGgccagccccccccgccccccggctcccGCCGGCCACCAcgcttccccttccccttcctggaCGCCCCGCAGCCCGCACCCGTTCCGTGTCCTCCGGAGGTCAGGAGACGGCCCCTTCCTCCGGGAAGCCCTCCCTGCTTAGGCCAAGCTGCGCTCCCCTTCGTACGGCCCCACATCGCCACCAGCCTCTCTTTCAGAGCTCTGCTTTGCTACACCCAGACTCCGGGGACTACGGTAACCTTCGGAAGCCGCGTCGCCGCGAGCCTGCGGCTCGGTAGTAGTAGCTAATTGCGGAAGAAAAGGGCTCAACAGCCGCCGCTGGGCCGCTCGGCGCCCCTCCCCCTCGGGCTATGACGCATTAAGCCGGCGCCGCGGGGAGAGAAATCTCACGGCGCCTGCGCGGAGGGGCACGCATGCGCAAGAGGACGAGCCCGCTGACAGattggcggcggcggcggcggcggtggcggcccTGGCCCTGGACCGCGGGGAATGGGAATCCCGGGTCTCTGAGCGCCGCCCCCGCCTCCCTGCCCCCGACATGGCTCAGGAGAAGATGGAGCTAGACCTGGAGTTGCCTCCGGGTGCTGGCGGGAGCCCGGCGGAGGGCGGCGGcagcggcgcgggcgggggcctCCGGAGGTCTAACAGCGCCCCCCTGATCCACGGCCTCAGTGACACTTCGCCGGTGTTCCAGGCCGAGGCGCCGAGCGCCCGGCGGAACAGCACGACGTTCCCGAACCGCCACGGCCTGCTGCTGCCGGCCTCCCCGGTCCGCATGCACAGCAGCCGCTTGCACCAGATCAAGCAGGAGGAGGGCATGGACCTCATCAACCGAGAGACCGTCCACGAGCGCGAGGTGCAGAACGCCATGCAGATAAGCCACTCCTGGGAGGAAAGTTTCAGCCTGAGTGACAACGACGCCGAGAAGTCCGCCTCCCCGAAGCGCATCGATTTCATTCCGGTGTCACCAGCGCCGTCACCCACCCGGGGGATCGGGAAGCAGTGCTTTTCACCATCCTTGCAAAGTTTTGTGAGTAGCAATGGATTGCCTCCGAGCCCTATTCCCAGCCCAACGACTCGGTTTACCACCCGGAGAAGCCAGAGTCCCATCAATTGCATTAGACCAAGTGTTCTTGGACcactgaaaagaaaatgtgaaatggaaACTGAGTATCAGCCAAAGAGATTTTTCCAGGGCATCACCAACATGCTTTCTTCTGACGTTGCACAGCTGTCAGATCCTGGCGTGTGTGTATCTGATACCCTTGACGGAAACAGCAGCAGCGCCGGATCTTCTTGTAACTCACCAGCGAAAGTCAGCACTACCACCGACTCTCCTGTGTCGCCTGCCCAAGCGGCCTCTCCATTTATTCCAGTAGATGAACTTTCATCTAAGTGATTCACCCTCCCATCCCGAGACtcgttgttttctgtttttgttttttttttttgcaatggagagaaaaatcaagtTGGAGCAAGCACTGAACTTTGTCAATTAATTTGAGGCTATTTCCTATTCgaccctttccttttttttttttttttttttttttgaatttcctGAGATGTTGTTACTCTAGAGAACTTTTATGTCAGGTTCCTGCGGGTGCCCTTGAATTCAGTGTAGTGATATTTTCAGACGTTTTCCAATAAGTGTGTTGAAGCATACGTCTTTATGCTGCTAATATGTTTA
Protein-coding sequences here:
- the PABIR1 gene encoding PPP2R1A-PPP2R2A-interacting phosphatase regulator 1; protein product: MAQEKMELDLELPPGAGGSPAEGGGSGAGGGLRRSNSAPLIHGLSDTSPVFQAEAPSARRNSTTFPNRHGLLLPASPVRMHSSRLHQIKQEEGMDLINRETVHEREVQNAMQISHSWEESFSLSDNDAEKSASPKRIDFIPVSPAPSPTRGIGKQCFSPSLQSFVSSNGLPPSPIPSPTTRFTTRRSQSPINCIRPSVLGPLKRKCEMETEYQPKRFFQGITNMLSSDVAQLSDPGVCVSDTLDGNSSSAGSSCNSPAKVSTTTDSPVSPAQAASPFIPVDELSSK